In a single window of the Helicobacter felis ATCC 49179 genome:
- a CDS encoding anaerobic C4-dicarboxylate transporter has translation MLLTLQIAVLLGAIYLGVRLGGMGIGFAGGLGVVVLSLFLGMRPGNIPWDVILIIMAVIGAISSMQLAGGLDYLVSVAEKILRRNPKHINYLAPLVTYILTLLAGTGHTSFSMLPVIVEVAKGQNIRPSRPLSLAVVSSQIAITASPVSAAVIAMSGFLEPFGVSYPILLAICIPTTLVGCMLTAFVVSTFFPNALENRAISTTSTPHSHQELPKGAKLSVLIFILGIVAVVFYATAISKNIAWIKPVILPRNDAIISFMLTIAALIVMVCKLKCNELVNTSTFKAGLSACVCVLGVAWLGDTFVKGYIEPIKALASSLLVHYPFLLAIGLFFTSMLLYSQAATTKALIPSVILALGITPEHSEHVYIVVASFAAVSALFVLPTYPTLLGAVQMDDTGSTRIGKYIFNHSFFVPGVLAIGFSVALGFLLAPLLL, from the coding sequence ATGTTACTCACATTGCAAATTGCTGTGCTCTTAGGAGCGATTTATTTGGGCGTGCGTTTAGGGGGAATGGGTATTGGTTTTGCCGGGGGATTAGGCGTGGTGGTCTTAAGCTTGTTTCTAGGAATGCGTCCGGGTAATATCCCTTGGGATGTAATCCTTATTATCATGGCAGTTATTGGGGCGATCTCTAGCATGCAACTAGCCGGAGGGTTAGATTACTTGGTGAGCGTGGCTGAGAAAATTTTGCGGCGTAACCCTAAACACATTAATTACCTAGCCCCGCTAGTTACTTATATCCTAACTTTGCTAGCGGGCACGGGACACACTTCTTTTTCTATGTTGCCCGTCATTGTAGAAGTGGCTAAGGGGCAAAATATTCGCCCCTCTCGCCCCCTTTCTCTAGCCGTAGTTTCTTCGCAAATAGCCATCACTGCCAGCCCTGTCTCAGCTGCCGTGATCGCCATGAGCGGCTTTTTAGAGCCCTTTGGAGTGTCTTACCCTATTTTGCTAGCCATCTGTATCCCTACTACACTTGTTGGCTGTATGCTCACTGCCTTTGTCGTGAGCACCTTTTTTCCTAACGCGCTAGAAAATAGAGCTATCTCAACAACCTCCACCCCACACTCCCACCAAGAGCTCCCCAAGGGGGCTAAACTCTCGGTGTTGATCTTTATACTGGGTATTGTTGCTGTGGTGTTCTATGCGACTGCTATTTCTAAAAACATCGCTTGGATTAAGCCGGTTATTCTCCCGCGCAATGATGCCATCATCAGCTTCATGCTCACCATTGCAGCCTTGATTGTGATGGTTTGCAAACTCAAATGTAACGAACTGGTCAACACCAGCACTTTTAAAGCGGGTTTGAGCGCGTGCGTGTGTGTGCTAGGTGTGGCGTGGCTAGGAGATACCTTTGTAAAGGGCTATATTGAGCCTATTAAAGCTCTTGCTTCCTCTTTATTGGTGCACTATCCCTTTTTGCTCGCTATAGGCTTGTTTTTTACGAGTATGCTTCTTTATTCTCAGGCAGCCACGACAAAAGCCCTAATTCCTAGCGTAATTTTGGCTTTGGGCATTACCCCAGAACATAGCGAACATGTTTATATTGTGGTGGCTTCCTTTGCAGCTGTTTCAGCCCTCTTTGTCCTGCCCACTTACCCCACTTTGCTAGGGGCTGTGCAGATGGATGACACGGGCAGCACGCGCATTGGCAAATATATTTTTAACCACTCCTTTTTTGTGCCCGGAGTACTCGCGATCGGCTTTTCTGTAGCCTTGGGCTTTTTACTAGCCCCTTTATTGCTTTAA
- a CDS encoding VirB4 family type IV secretion/conjugal transfer ATPase gives MWHRLGNFLRTKAWDFLTGTFPKVYSMTEENNILGLYDAHFILTKQEQLVGMVEIEGLSLSAMSKEDLEGYFESKHHALSQLDGVILRIYTKRRRVLLEQNPCVQNAHAQAIIQSFESKAIYETRYYLIFETITKPIQGFFATKKLQLTTAEDQPYAHKLSLLNQAIAQIRHTLASFKPTLLSGREVLEFYASYINGVSLPLKPSQGFLEDSYIATNVHFHQNYFVQERHNTRIYNCIIGIKAYGSQTITSIALSTLLHHQKELDIIFSIKPLSTQEALAFLQEKIRLTFTKLVRAELENYYELIKAKRLCLQQCALNIHLKSPDLETLNQHAQEVLSLLANEHLVGVVETLGLKPAYFSFFPGRMHLNPRLRYQSAQALACLVVFERFNRGFKSNSWGNMPLSVFKNLDHSAYLFNFHNQEVRHLGVAKHNIAKVNGHTMIIGATGAGKTTLMGFLMMSALKYDHLNILALDRAYGLFSCTQYLGGNYNSGAHFKINPLSLEYSQENHDFLHSFYQAMLNLTPQDIAENNAIHKALHSLYSTLPPKTFSLQDFKETLIHNSKLALALESYCNHPLFSALEDSLELNNPLTTINMDAITLNPKDLGLLAYYIFYKLFHLSLHANRGFLLFVDEFRSYAQNPSLNAHINTLITQARKANGVVVLALQDIHQLAQMQDAKSFLKNMGTLIIYPQKHAQDLSSELGVALSQMERHFLETTPLHARQVLIKNMNDGSSNIVDVNLEALGPYLQIFNSNATHARYLEELMRAHPQTWRTHLLKQT, from the coding sequence ATGTGGCATAGGTTAGGCAATTTTTTACGCACCAAAGCTTGGGATTTTTTAACCGGCACCTTCCCCAAAGTCTATTCTATGACTGAGGAAAACAATATTTTGGGGCTTTATGATGCGCACTTTATCCTCACCAAACAAGAGCAATTAGTGGGCATGGTAGAAATTGAGGGTTTGAGTTTGAGTGCTATGAGCAAGGAGGATTTAGAGGGCTATTTTGAGAGCAAGCACCATGCCTTAAGCCAGCTTGATGGGGTGATTTTGCGCATTTACACCAAACGCCGCCGTGTTCTTTTGGAACAAAACCCTTGCGTGCAAAATGCGCACGCCCAAGCCATTATCCAAAGCTTTGAGAGCAAAGCGATCTATGAGACACGCTATTATTTAATCTTTGAAACCATCACCAAGCCCATTCAAGGCTTTTTTGCGACAAAAAAACTCCAGCTCACTACTGCAGAGGATCAACCCTACGCGCACAAACTCTCCCTTTTAAACCAAGCGATCGCACAAATCCGACACACGCTTGCCAGCTTTAAACCCACTCTTTTAAGTGGTCGCGAGGTCCTTGAGTTTTACGCTTCTTATATCAATGGGGTTAGTCTTCCTCTCAAGCCCTCGCAGGGTTTTTTAGAGGATAGCTATATCGCCACTAATGTGCATTTTCATCAAAATTACTTTGTGCAAGAGAGGCACAACACGCGCATTTATAATTGTATTATTGGGATTAAGGCATATGGGAGTCAAACCATCACTTCTATAGCCCTCTCTACCTTGCTCCATCACCAAAAAGAGTTAGACATTATCTTTTCAATCAAGCCTCTGAGCACTCAAGAAGCCCTAGCCTTCCTCCAAGAGAAAATCCGCCTCACCTTTACAAAGCTGGTGCGTGCAGAGTTAGAAAATTACTATGAGCTCATCAAGGCTAAACGCCTCTGTTTGCAACAATGCGCGCTCAATATCCATCTTAAAAGCCCGGATTTAGAAACCTTAAACCAACACGCCCAAGAGGTGTTGAGTTTGTTAGCTAATGAACACTTAGTCGGCGTGGTAGAAACTTTGGGCTTGAAACCGGCGTATTTTTCTTTTTTCCCGGGGCGCATGCATCTTAATCCAAGATTGCGTTATCAAAGCGCGCAGGCTTTGGCATGTTTGGTGGTGTTTGAGCGATTCAATCGGGGTTTTAAAAGCAATTCTTGGGGGAATATGCCCTTAAGTGTGTTTAAGAATTTGGATCACTCTGCCTATCTCTTTAATTTTCATAACCAAGAAGTGCGCCATTTAGGCGTAGCCAAACACAATATCGCTAAGGTGAATGGGCACACGATGATCATCGGAGCGACTGGGGCGGGCAAAACTACTTTGATGGGGTTTTTGATGATGAGCGCGCTCAAATACGATCATCTCAACATTCTAGCCCTCGATCGCGCCTATGGTCTTTTCTCTTGCACGCAGTATCTTGGAGGGAATTACAATAGCGGGGCGCATTTTAAAATCAACCCGCTTTCTTTAGAATATTCCCAAGAAAATCACGACTTTTTGCACTCCTTTTATCAAGCCATGCTCAATCTAACGCCCCAAGACATCGCAGAAAACAACGCCATTCATAAGGCTTTGCATAGCCTCTATTCTACTCTACCCCCCAAAACCTTTAGCCTTCAAGATTTTAAAGAAACTCTGATTCATAACTCTAAACTCGCTCTAGCTTTAGAGTCCTATTGTAACCACCCCCTTTTTAGTGCCCTAGAGGATAGCCTAGAGCTTAACAACCCTCTAACCACGATCAACATGGACGCTATCACCCTCAACCCTAAGGATTTAGGACTTTTAGCCTATTACATCTTTTATAAACTTTTTCATCTGTCCTTGCATGCCAATCGGGGGTTTTTATTGTTCGTGGATGAGTTTAGAAGTTACGCTCAAAATCCAAGCCTCAATGCCCACATCAATACCCTCATCACACAAGCGCGTAAGGCAAATGGGGTTGTGGTGCTCGCTCTCCAAGACATCCATCAGCTCGCACAAATGCAAGATGCCAAGAGTTTTCTAAAAAACATGGGCACTTTGATCATTTACCCTCAAAAACATGCCCAAGACTTGAGCTCTGAGCTAGGTGTTGCTCTCAGCCAAATGGAGAGGCATTTTTTAGAAACCACCCCCCTACACGCGCGCCAAGTTTTGATCAAAAACATGAATGATGGGAGTTCTAATATTGTAGATGTCAATCTTGAAGCCTTAGGACCTTATTTACAAATCTTTAATTCTAATGCCACTCATGCCAGATATTTAGAAGAGCTTATGCGCGCCCACCCTCAAACTTGGCGCACCCATTTGCTCAAACAAACTTAA
- a CDS encoding type IV secretion system protein, translating to MRDDFLREQLLKELLERLEARQAQFEEEIKTKIDGFNFKHMDLNSVFRLERKHTAIAYKLVALLSVISLSLAIAIVVLLPLKETQHHFIDFANQDKHYAIIQRADGSISSNEALVRSLIGHYILNRESINGIDDQERYEIVRLQSSSKVWRLFEELVASKNSVYTDSKIQRDIQIIHIAILEGVQGSKISHVQIKAKLFHEGKPVYEKRYNITLSYAFVSPPKSDNTPLPKNPTGFQVTQYSVTQMQDFK from the coding sequence ATGAGAGATGATTTTCTGCGTGAACAACTTTTAAAAGAACTCTTGGAGCGTTTGGAGGCTAGACAAGCTCAATTTGAAGAAGAGATCAAGACTAAGATCGATGGTTTTAACTTTAAGCACATGGATTTAAACAGCGTCTTTAGATTGGAGCGCAAACACACCGCGATTGCCTATAAGCTCGTGGCTTTGTTGAGTGTGATTAGTCTAAGTCTAGCGATTGCCATCGTTGTTCTTCTGCCCCTCAAGGAAACCCAACACCATTTTATAGATTTTGCTAACCAAGACAAGCATTACGCCATTATCCAGCGCGCTGATGGAAGTATTTCAAGCAATGAGGCTCTTGTGCGCTCTCTTATTGGGCATTATATCCTCAATCGCGAGTCCATTAATGGGATTGATGATCAAGAACGCTATGAGATCGTGCGTCTGCAAAGCAGTAGCAAGGTGTGGCGACTTTTTGAGGAATTGGTCGCCTCTAAAAATAGTGTTTACACGGACAGCAAAATCCAGCGAGATATTCAAATTATCCACATCGCTATTTTAGAGGGGGTGCAGGGCTCTAAAATTAGCCATGTGCAAATCAAGGCCAAGCTTTTCCATGAGGGCAAACCTGTTTATGAAAAACGATATAACATCACCCTAAGCTACGCTTTTGTGTCCCCTCCCAAGTCTGACAACACCCCCCTACCCAAAAACCCTACAGGTTTTCAGGTTACCCAATACAGCGTTACTCAAATGCAGGATTTCAAGTAA